The Limisphaera ngatamarikiensis nucleotide sequence CCTTTCATGGCTGAATCCGTGGATGGTTAGAACCGTCCCTGGGGATGACCCGGGTTGTTCCAAGCCCGGTTGGGGAGCATGGTGGCCGGGATGCTGCTCCCGCGGGCTTCACGCGTGCCTGCGAATTCCCAACTGTACCAGCGCACGAGCCGGATGGTTTCAGTACTACCGCCGAACAGGCCGATGGTGGCGGCCTTTCCGTGCCGGCCGGAGATACCTTCATCCGGGTAGCTGGAGGTGTCGTTGAAGTAGAACGGCGTGGTCTCGTCGGTCTCCCACATTAACACCGCATGCGGCTTGAAGTCCGTGATTTTGTAGGTGCGTGGCCGGTTGGGCGGCAGGTTCTGCAGGGCTCCGTAGCCGCAGACCGACCCGTTCCAAACGTAGCTGGTGAAGAGGATGTTTCGCTGGACGTACAGGTTGTCGATTTTATTGTCGGCCGGGCATTTCATGACCTTGTAGTCCCGGAGGTACTCGTAAAGCTGGCCACGGGCGAAGTAAACCAGCTGGTTGGAGAGCGCGACCGGGAACATTTGCACCGAGGTGTTGCCCGGTGGCAGGTTGGCCCCGTAGGCCCAGCAGGGCAGCGTGGTGCCCCAACCCGGCGAGGGCATGAAGTTATTGTTGTCGTTTACGTACAGGTGTGCGGCGGTGAGGATTTGCTTGTTATTGTTCAGGTCCACGATCTTTTGGGCCCGGTTTTTGGCACTGGACAGTGCCGGCAACAGCATGCCCGCCAGGATCGCGATGATCGCAATGACAACCAACAGCTCGATCAGGGTAAACGCACAGCGACGTCCGGTTGTGCGTGCCAGTTGTTCGGAGGTTTGTTGGGCTTTCATCGGGTTCGGTGTACTTGCCGCGCGGTCCCGGCTTCCCGATCGGGCACGGCCCGGCTTCGGATTCCACCCTCGAGGCCACCGCCGGTTTCGGCCCTTGCCGGCCTGATGGGTCAGCAGCGACAGCCGATCCGGGGCTGGTTGCTCCGAAACCGGACGTTCACGTTCGGAACTCCGGGGCCGACTTAATTTTCTCTGCTACATAATTACCATGGTGGGGTGAGCCTGTCACGACTGGAATTTTGCCGTTTTAGCCCGGTTGCCCGGGGGGTGAACTTGTGTGCCGTGCGTTCGCTGTGGGGGGCCGGACCGGGTCCAGCGCCGCGGGCCCGGGTTCGCAAGTTCCCCAAACTCGCCGCTTTCCCGCTGAACAAATCGGGTTATAGTTGGGTCGAAGTGGAGTGAACATGTGTGGTGACCATGCAGTGCGAGGAGCCGTCCTGTGGCGGCGGCTGATTGGGGGCCTGGCCCTCGGGTGGGCAGTCTGGGTGTGGGGACCGGGCGGGTTGACTGCGGTTTGGGCCGCGGCGGCTCCCGAAACTGTGGTGGAATCGGCGGCTGAAAAGCCGATTGTGCCGCCCCAGTTGAAGCCGTCGCCCGCCGATGCCCGCATTGCCTATGTGGCGGCCCGGATCCTGGAAGGCCAACATTACACGCGGCAGCGTCTGGACGACGAGGTTTCGTCGCGGTTTCTGGACCGGTATCTTGAGTCGTTTGACCCTCAACACCTGCATTTCCTGCAGTCGGACCTGCGCGAATTCGAGTTTTACCGGCATCGGCTGGACGACTATGTGCTGCGGCGGTTCGATCTCACGCCGGCCTTTGAGATTTTCCAGCGGTTTTACGAACGGCTTCAGCAGCGGGTGACCTACGTGGAGGAATTGTTGCGGAAGGAGGAGTTCCGCTTCGATACGGATGAGCGGATCGAGGTGGACCGCCGGAAGGCGCCGTACCCGCGGGACATGACCGAGGCCCGGAAGCTGTGGCGGGAGCGTCTGCGCTATGAGTACCTCCAGGAGAAGCTCAACGGGGAAAAGCCGGAACAAATCACCAACACGCTGTGGCGCCGTTACCAGCGCAATCTCCGTATGTTTTCGGAGTGGGACAATGCGGACGTGCTGCAGGTGTTTCTGAATGCGTTGGCGCACGTGTATGACCCGCACTCGGACTACCTGGGTAAACAACAGATGGAGAACTTTGCCATGGGGATGAACCTGGCGCTGGAGGGGATTGGGGCCGAACTGACCGCACCGGACGGGTACTGCACGATTCGGCGGTTGATCCCGGGCGGACCGGCCGAGAGGAGCAAGAAACTCCAGCCCAAGGACCGGATTGTGGGTGTGGCGCAGGGGGACGGCCCGTTTGTGGACGTGGTGGACATGAACCTGAACAAGGTGGTGCAATTGATTCGGGGGCCGAAGGGTACCACGGTCCGGCTGCTGGTGATTCCGGCGGATGCCCCGGATCCGTCCGTGCGGAAAGTGGTCACGTTGGTGCGCGACCGGATCCGGCTGGAGGATCAGGCGGCCAAGGCGCGGCTGGTGGAATGGCCGGATGAGAACGGGACCGTGCGGCGGATCGGCATCATTGATCTGCCGTCGTTTTATTCCACGATGGATTTCTCGGGGTCGGAGGACCAGTCCGACTACCGGAGTTGCGCTGCGGATGTGGCGCGGCTGCTGGGCAAGCTGAAGGCCGAGGGGATGGAGGGCCTGATTCTCGATCTTCGCCGAAACGGGGGTGGCTCATTGGACGAGGCCATTCGGATCACGGGTTTCTTTATCCCCAAGGGGCCGGTGGTGCAGGTCCGCGACGGGGAAGGTCGGGTGACGATCAAGGAGGATCGGGACCCGCGCATGTTGTGGGACGGGCCCATGGTGGTGCTGACCAGTCGGTTCAGTGCCTCGGCTTCCGAGATTGTGGCCGCAGCCCTGCAGGACTACGGACGGGCCGTGCTGGTGGGGGACGCCTCCACCCACGGCAAGGGCACCGTGCAGGCGCCGAGCCTGTTGCGGAACTTCATGCGGCCCAGCGCCACCCTCACGCAGGATCCCGGTCTGCTCAAGTACACCATCAGCAAGTTTTACCGGGCCAACGGCGAGTCCACCCAGCTCAAGGGTGTGGTGCCGGACATCGTGTTGCCCTCGGTGATGAACGTGTCGAAAGACATCGGCGAGGCCGCGCTGGACAACCCGTTGCCGTGGGACACGATTGAGAGCGCCAGGTTCGAGCCGCTCAACTGGGTGGCCCCCTATCTGGAGGAGTTGCGCAAGCGTTCCCAGGCACGCGTGGCGGCGTCGCAGGACTTTGCCTACGTGCGCGAGGACATCGAACGGTTCCTGAAGCAGCAGGCGGACCGGACTCTCTCGCTGAACGAGGAGGAGCGCAAACGGGAAAAGGAGGAGATGGAAGCCCGACGCAAGGCACGACAGAAGGAGCGGCTGACCCGGCAGGAGGTACAACCCAGGACGTGGGAGATCACACTGGCCGACGTGGACAAACCCGGACTGCCGCAACCTGTTTCGTCCGCCAAGCCGGTCGCCCGCAGTCGGGAGGGAGCGGGATCCGACCCCGGTGGGGAGACCAACGCGGTGGCCGCCGTGTCGCCCACCTCCGCGGTTCGCATTGGCGAACCGGTTGACCCGGATGCCGACGAGGAGGACTCGTCCACGGGCGAAGACAGCACATCTCCGGCTCATGACTTCGTGATGCGCGAGGCGGAGATGATCCTGGTGGACTACATGCACTTGTGGTCCAAGGACCGTCCGCTGACCGCCGGCAGGACCGTGCCGGCCGGGGCGGCGTCTCAACCCTGAACCGGTTCGTAAAGGAGAGGATCGCCATGAAAACCGTGCTCATTTTCCTGACGCTCGGTGTGTTGATGCTCCGGGTGCCGCCGGCTGCGGCCCAGGGCGCCGCGGCCGTCATTGTCAAGCAACGCGCCAAGGAAGTCGTCAACCAGAGCAACGTCCGCCAGGGGGTAAACACTCCGGCGGCCCCGGCGGCGTCGCCGGCCGACGGCACGTCGCCTGCCGCTCAGGCCGCTGCAGCGGCGGTGCAGGCGGCGGTGTCGCAGGTGGCCGGGGCACTCACCCAGCTCAAGGGCTCGGGTGCGGTGACCGGTGAGAAGAAGGCCGCACTGGTTCGGGCTTTGCAGGCGGCGGCCCGTGGTCCGCAAAAGCCCGCCGAGACGCAATTGAACGATGTGGTGGAGGCGCTGGCCGGGTGTCTGCCGGGGGCGGTGTTGGAGGAAACCGAGCTGCGCCGGTTGGCCACGGACCTGTATGCCTTGGTGAACAGCGCGACCTTGTCCGCCGACCGCACGCGTCAGATCCTGGAGGATGTGCAGGCCATATTGCAGGTGGGCGGGGTACGGCGGGCGCAGGCCCTGGATGTGGTGCGCCGTCTGGAACGGGTGACGCAATCGCTGCAACAGCCGGTCACCCCGTGAAGCGGGCCGGCCGGTCTTCGTCTTATGCGGCGCGGTTGGGCTGGTGAGCCGGCGGCTGGTCCTTGTGCAGTGGGGCGCCGCAATGGAAGCAATACCGGGACTGTGGCGGGCAAAGTTCGCCGCAGCCATTGCAGGTCAGGTGTGCTTCCAGGTGGCGGTAATGAATGATGAGGTTCCGCGTGTACGGGATCCAGGTGAACAGGTAGGCGAGGATGAACACCGAATCCCGCTGTCGCAGCGCGTAAATCAGGAGGAGCAGAGACCCCGCCAAACTCAACCACCAGAAGGCCGGCGGCACCACCACCCGTTTGAGCTTTTCAGTGGCGTACCATTGCACCAGGAACCGGGAAAAGAAGATCACGTTGCCCGCGTAGCCAATCAGCTTCCACACACTCCAACGAATGCCGAGGAACTGACCGCCCGGGAAGAGCCACGAATCCAAGCCGTTCATGGGTGCATTGTAGAAAGGGCCCGGTTGGGGGTCCATGCGCCGATGGACATACGGGTTGGCAGAGTGGGCACAGCCGGTGCCGGCGTTGGGGCTGCGGAACCCCGGCTACTGGTTGAAAGTGGCCTGCGGACATGCGGGCCACAACGGGTCTGGGGCTGCGTCGGGGGGCCGATGCGCCGGGTCGCGGGCCGGGCAGCGGTTGGCCGAGCCCCTCAGCGTTGCGGTTGGGTTGATCCCTGACCGTGTTGGGCCGGGGCTGGGGGTGTGGTGCCGCCGGCGGGCGATGCGCCGGTGGCAGGGGTTACCTGCACGCGGTACCGGTCCAGGATGGGTTGGAAGTCCGGATGTTGCCTGGCGAATTCGGCCAACTGGCTCAGAAATGCCTCGGCCAGGGGCCGCGTGGCCTTGTCGTAAAGGGTCATCATCTGCCCGACCTGGGGTTTCAGCAGTTGCACGTCTTTCCGCAGGGCGACGTACTGCCGCAGCAAATAGAGGTTGAGGGCGCCGGTGACCATGATCATGAGCACCAGGGCGGCCTGGAGTTGGGCCTGTAGCCGGGCCACCGTCCTGGCCAGATCGTTTGTGGAGTTCGGCTGGTGGGTTCCGGTTGTTGGGGAGGGGACAGTATTCTCGCTCATGGCTTGGATGTCCGGGTCACGGACAGGTTGAAAAGTGTACGGTTAGCGGCTGCCCGGCCGATTGCCCGACCCCTGGTTGGCCGGGGGGTTTTTCAGACCCACGGAGATCAGGATGGGATCGATGGCCGGATTGGTCTGGCTGTAGGCGATCGCTTCCCGGGCCAGTGAATCCAGCGTGGCGCGCAAGGTATTGATGCGGTTGGCCACGTCTTGCAGGGATCTGGCCTCCCGGATGGTTTGGACGTTGAGGTAGGTGAGCCCCAGGGTGCCCAGGGCAAACACCAACAGGATCCCGAGTAACACGGGCGTAAGCGTGCTGTTTTTCATAGGCACCGGCGGGGACTGTACCGGCCCGCGCCGTGGTGGCCAAGCAATTTCCGGGTCCACACGCTGATGGAAAGCGGGGGGTGATGGCGATGTACCGATGCGGGCCTGGTGGGGAAAAGGGCGGATCTCGAGTGGCACAGGTCGGGCTGCTCCGCGGGGCGAGCCGGTACGGGAGGTTTTCAGGCCCGGGTTTTGAACGCCTCCGGCCGGGTCGGCGGGTGCCTGAGTCTTTTGCGCCGGCGACGTTTTCCGTTTTCGCAGTTGCCAAGTCCCTTG carries:
- a CDS encoding type II secretion system protein; protein product: MKAQQTSEQLARTTGRRCAFTLIELLVVIAIIAILAGMLLPALSSAKNRAQKIVDLNNNKQILTAAHLYVNDNNNFMPSPGWGTTLPCWAYGANLPPGNTSVQMFPVALSNQLVYFARGQLYEYLRDYKVMKCPADNKIDNLYVQRNILFTSYVWNGSVCGYGALQNLPPNRPRTYKITDFKPHAVLMWETDETTPFYFNDTSSYPDEGISGRHGKAATIGLFGGSTETIRLVRWYSWEFAGTREARGSSIPATMLPNRAWNNPGHPQGRF
- a CDS encoding carboxy terminal-processing peptidase; protein product: MCGDHAVRGAVLWRRLIGGLALGWAVWVWGPGGLTAVWAAAAPETVVESAAEKPIVPPQLKPSPADARIAYVAARILEGQHYTRQRLDDEVSSRFLDRYLESFDPQHLHFLQSDLREFEFYRHRLDDYVLRRFDLTPAFEIFQRFYERLQQRVTYVEELLRKEEFRFDTDERIEVDRRKAPYPRDMTEARKLWRERLRYEYLQEKLNGEKPEQITNTLWRRYQRNLRMFSEWDNADVLQVFLNALAHVYDPHSDYLGKQQMENFAMGMNLALEGIGAELTAPDGYCTIRRLIPGGPAERSKKLQPKDRIVGVAQGDGPFVDVVDMNLNKVVQLIRGPKGTTVRLLVIPADAPDPSVRKVVTLVRDRIRLEDQAAKARLVEWPDENGTVRRIGIIDLPSFYSTMDFSGSEDQSDYRSCAADVARLLGKLKAEGMEGLILDLRRNGGGSLDEAIRITGFFIPKGPVVQVRDGEGRVTIKEDRDPRMLWDGPMVVLTSRFSASASEIVAAALQDYGRAVLVGDASTHGKGTVQAPSLLRNFMRPSATLTQDPGLLKYTISKFYRANGESTQLKGVVPDIVLPSVMNVSKDIGEAALDNPLPWDTIESARFEPLNWVAPYLEELRKRSQARVAASQDFAYVREDIERFLKQQADRTLSLNEEERKREKEEMEARRKARQKERLTRQEVQPRTWEITLADVDKPGLPQPVSSAKPVARSREGAGSDPGGETNAVAAVSPTSAVRIGEPVDPDADEEDSSTGEDSTSPAHDFVMREAEMILVDYMHLWSKDRPLTAGRTVPAGAASQP
- a CDS encoding lipid-A-disaccharide synthase N-terminal domain-containing protein, whose translation is MNGLDSWLFPGGQFLGIRWSVWKLIGYAGNVIFFSRFLVQWYATEKLKRVVVPPAFWWLSLAGSLLLLIYALRQRDSVFILAYLFTWIPYTRNLIIHYRHLEAHLTCNGCGELCPPQSRYCFHCGAPLHKDQPPAHQPNRAA